In Cryptomeria japonica chromosome 10, Sugi_1.0, whole genome shotgun sequence, a genomic segment contains:
- the LOC131039261 gene encoding G-type lectin S-receptor-like serine/threonine-protein kinase At2g19130, whose protein sequence is MAMKYLILAIIIIIALNNCISLALDGGDPLLLGDSLAGNQTIISKNGTFELGFFSPRGTNNWYVGIWYTMSPEVVVWVANRDNPVKGMPAVLSFSSDGYLRLFDINGRSVWSPDIGLKGSRAMITEAGNFIMLGDGQNNSEIVWESFTHPTDTWLPGMKLWRGMKITSWKSSVDPATGLFSYGPDMSPGKTQTVLIYNKSVPYWSTGEWTGSYFTKVPETNHFPNIYELSFVRVSPSRFYYQHTVNPSGHVLRARELVDENGKIKVYLLMDDGTWNLWWSTHRGQCSDYEICGAYGLCNANDVCSCVEGFSPKNDSHGWRSSGCARRRPLQCSVTTGTTDGFLETKNRYLPEEEALSYNNEPTMEDCRTACLNNCSCTAFAFVISDLPICRLWFGDLFKMCVSSDNRSIFVRLASSELPRSTSERSSKAPLLLILLPSVAAFFVVLAVLLAAFILWKRRRLQNKSVEEDEDVPIMLKMFTYKELRIATRNFKHKLGSGAFGSVFKGTLPDSTLVAVKRLEGSGRIEKQFRAEISTIGEIQHVNLVKLCGFCVEGSRRLLVYAYMPNGSLNSSLFYEEEGAERMLDWKTRFQIALGTARGLVYLHEECRDQIIHCDIKPENILLDGDFNPRIADFGLSKMVGRDFSRVLTTTRGTRGYLAPEWISGLPVTPKVDVYSFGMTLLEIISGRRNLDLRVKESRWYFPTWASSQIEMGNIRDIVDARIASEANIEEVRRAAVVGGLCIQDEENLRPSMSEVVKILEGKMEAPSPQIRMSPQVLLLQVDNSNSDSSSSLSQIINYCII, encoded by the coding sequence ATGGCGATGAAGTATTTGATCCTAGCAATTATTATAATTATTGCACTGAATAATTGCATTTCATTGGCACTAGATGGTGGGGATCCGCTTCTATTGGGCGATTCGCTCGCTGGAAATCAGACCATAATATCAAAGAACGGCACGTTTGAATTGGGATTTTTCAGTCCCAGAGGAACAAATAATTGGTATGTTGGCATCTGGTACACAATGTCCCCGGAGGTCGTAGTTTGGGTGGCTAACAGAGATAATCCTGTCAAAGGCATGCCCGCCGTTCTGAGCTTTTCGAGCGATGGATATctcagattgtttgatataaatgGCCGTTCAGTGTGGTCGCCTGATATTGGCCTGAAAGGATCTCGGGCAATGATAACTGAAGCTGGTAATTTCATCATGCTGGGTGACGGCCAAAACAATTCTGAGATTGTTTGGGAGAGTTTCACACACCCGACAGATACATGGTTGCCTGGCATGAAGCTGTGGAGAGGCATGAAGATAACTTCCTGGAAGAGTTCTGTGGATCCTGCAACTGGGCTCTTCTCTTATGGACCGGACATGTCTCCAGGAAAGACACAGACGGTGTTGATCTATAACAAGAGTGTTCCATATTGGTCCACTGGAGAGTGGACAGGGAGTTATTTTACCAAAGTTCCCGAGACCAATCATTTTCCTAACATATACGAACTTTCCTTCGTGAGGGTTTCTCCTTCAAGATTTTACTATCAACATACAGTAAACCCGTCAGGACATGTCTTGAGAGCGCGGGAGCTGGTAGACGAGAACGGCAAAATAAAAGTTTACCTCTTGATGGATGATGGTACTTGGAATCTGTGGTGGTCGACACACCGAGGTCAATGCAGTGATTATGAAATCTGCGGGGCTTATGGACTCTGCAATGCGAATGATGTGTGCAGTTGTGTTGAGGGTTTCTCTCCCAAGAATGACTCTCACGGTTGGCGGTCAAGTGGGTGTGCTCGGCGAAGACCCCTGCAATGCTCTGTCACAACGGGCACCACCGATGGCTTCTTGGAAACCAAGAACCGATACTTGCCTGAAGAAGAAGCTCTCTCATACAATAACGAGCCAACAATGGAAGACTGCAGGACTGCTTGTCTCAACAATTGCTCGTGTACAGCCTTTGCTTTTGTTATTTCTGACCTACCAATCTGTAGACTCTGGTTCGGGGATTTATTCAAAATGTGCGTTTCATCTGACAACCGATCCATCTTCGTTAGGCTAGCATCTTCTGAATTGCCGCGCTCGACATCAGAGAGAAGCAGCAAAGCACCTCTACTTCTTATTTTACTTCCTTCAGTCGCGGCTTTCTTTGTTGTTTTAGCTGTCCTCTTGGCCGCATTTATTCTGTGGAAACGTCGAAGATTGCAGAACAAAAGCGTAGAAGAGGACGAGGATGTGCCAATCATGCTCAAAATGTTCACTTACAAAGAGCTGCGAATCGCAACTAGGAATTTCAAGCATAAGCTGGGAAGTGGAGCATTCGGGTCTGTGTTCAAAGGAACTCTTCCAGACAGCACGCTTGTGGCTGTTAAGAGATTAGAGGGTTCAGGAAGAATAGAAAAGCAATTCCGTGCAGAAATAAGTACCATCGGTGAAATACAGCATGTGAATTTGGTAAAGCTCTGTGGATTCTGCGTGGAAGGCTCTCGAAGGCTACTGGTGTATGCCTACATGCCTAATGGCTCTCTAAATTCCTCCCTTTTCTATGAAGAGGAAGGAGCAGAGAGGATGTTGGATTGGAAGACCCGGTTTCAGATCGCACTGGGCACTGCACGAGGATTGGTTTATCTCCATGAGGAATGCAGGGATCAGATCATTCACTGCGATATTAAGCCTGAAAATATTCTTCTAGATGGTGACTTCAACCCCAGGATAGCTGATTTTGGGTTGTCAAAGATGGTGGGCAGAGATTTCAGCCGTGTATTGACGACCACAAGAGGAACTCGAGGATACTTGGCTCCTGAGTGGATCTCCGGCCTTCCTGTAACTCCCAAGGTGGACGTATACAGTTTTGGCATGACGCTGTTGGAGATTATATCGGGTCGTAGAAATCTGGATTTAAGGGTAAAAGAGAGCAGGTGGTACTTTCCTACCTGGGCTTCATCTCAAATTGAGATGGGAAACATAAGAGACATTGTGGATGCAAGGATAGCAAGTGAGGCAAATATCGAAGAGGTGAGAAGAGCCGCTGTGGTTGGGGGACTGTGCATTCAAGACGAAGAGAATCTGAGGCCAAGCATGAGTGAAGTAGTGAAAATATTGGAAGGGAAGATGGAGGCTCCATCGCCACAAATTCGAATGTCTCCACAGGTGCTGTTACTTCAGGTAGACAACAGCAATAGCGATAGCTCTAGCAGTCTCTCTCAAATCATTAACTATTGTATAATTTAA